In Vicugna pacos chromosome 1, VicPac4, whole genome shotgun sequence, a single window of DNA contains:
- the CCDC201 gene encoding coiled-coil domain-containing protein 201 isoform X1 encodes MEPQAQVPRLSSSEDESISSVTRWPSLRNVPKHSTPEGATLPWRMETPGHVPSHQEEGPAGGSPLPAHSSWDLSSSLAGLSPMGPIRKRQLSTIQDSEVSSEQRGSHSDPWPPKGDPPMPASTAGQKQKQQQGKAPRTRRQGPNLGLPGIPNTARRRRRDLKKLAAAVQAPVASTCPPVLAGPESQGVEDPGPFLLRALLPGPSAGLSGDLMFQELLRNRHCWENSCLASHADGASEGVGNPSASEHRGGHAA; translated from the exons ATGGAGCCCCAGGCGCAG GTTCCTAGGTTGAGCTCCTCTGAAGATGAGAGCATTTCTTCAGTGACCAGATGGCCATCCTTGAGAAATGTCCCAAAGCACAGCACCCCAGAGGGGGCTACCCTCCCCTGGCGCATGGAAACACCAGGCCATGTCCCCTCccaccaggaagagggccctgcTGGTGGGTCCCCACTGCCTGCACACTCCTCCTGGGACCTCTCATCTTCCCTGGCAGGGCTCAGCCCCATGGGCCCCATAAGGAAGAGGCAGCTCTCCACCATCCAGGACTCTGAGGTGTCCAGTGAACAGCGAGGGTCCCACTCAGACCCCTGGCCTCCTAAGGGAGACCCGCCCATGCCAGCCTCGACCGCAGGGcaaaagcagaagcagcagcagggcaAGGCCCCCAGGACAAGGAGACAAGGACCAAACCTGGGATTGCCTGGGATCCCAAACACGGCCAGGAGGAGGCGACGGGACCTGAAGAAGCTGGCTGCTGCG GTCCAAGCCCCTGTGGCCTCCACCTGCCCCCCTGTTCTGGCTGGCCCGGAGTCCCAGGGGGTGGAGGATCCTGGCCCCTTCCTGCTGCGGGCTCTGCTTCCCGGCCCCTCCgctggtctttctggtgacctcATGTTCCAGGAGCTTCTCAGGAACAGGCACTGCTGGGAAAACTCCTGCCTTGCCTCTCATGCAG